The Spinacia oleracea cultivar Varoflay chromosome 2, BTI_SOV_V1, whole genome shotgun sequence DNA segment atatatgtaaaagttgtctatttttaagtgattaattttttcattttagtaaaacttatttcttcaaaatcacttataatgtataaaattaatcatttaatcatttctatcaactttttttactaatataaaagttaatcaaaactaggttaaagttacgagaaaaggggtaaaagttatcttggtgtacaataaatttattgtgcaccttgtgcgcgcaagaccttttgttaaaaaaaactgGGAATTAGGGATAAAGTGATAAACTTTTTTCGTATCTGATCATTATCTGATCATTTAACTAAATTGTGATGACGCCGCTCCTCTCTCTCccccttttctctcttctctctcatttttagggtttcaattttCTTTGCCGTTTAGgccggaaatagtctaatttcttcggaaattagactattttcgacccttattcttgttttttcattgttttctcTTTATGTATTGTCTTGTTTTGTTTTATCCGTTGTGTTGTTCCCAATTTCTTCTTgggttgttcccaatttatttggaTTTTTCCTAGAATTttctaggttcttgattctcatccatggatagaatttttttagggtttttagggtttcaataattgggaaggagATTTGGATTCATACAGGTTTAGGGTTTATTATCAACTCGTCAATCAGAACAATCCGTGCGCATATTGCGAAGGGCCCTACTTGGAAAGATGCGAAAACATCGAAAATCACTGCTCGCGTTAAGCTAGAAGCGGTGGAGTACGAGATGTGCTTTAGGatgcagaatagtaattgttttgattgtaacagttatgtattttctttgaatctgtggtatgcagatctattttattattgtagATACCGTATGGCTGAttattaatgaaattgttcttccccgtaaaaaaaaaaaaaagataaacttTTTCGTGCCCCTTTGTATGACCCACACCCACCATTCCTATCCCTATATTCAATTCCAAGATCCCTCCCTAATTAACTTCCTTCACTACACTACACCAAGTGCATTAAAGTTTAGATTAGGGGACAGTTGAGACTTAAAAGAAACTCATTAAATTGGTAcaacaacaaaagaaaatacTCCCCAttttaaaaaagtaaaaaaacaaaaaacaaaaaacaaaaaatcaaacTACCATTACCAATGCAAATGACATTTCATTATTTCAACCTCATGCATTTCATGCCATTCTACTAATAAAAATATTGCAATACTAGCTCTTTCCTTTTCTCTCAACCAAACTAGGTGGCCGGAAAGCTAGAATGATGGCGGAAGACGCGGCTCTTAGGCGGTGTTTGGTGTGGCTAGCGGTGGTGATAGTGGTGGTGGGATTTTACACTCATTCTTTTAGGAAAATGATGGTTACATATTTTGTTGGACTTGGTGGTATAGGTGGTGTTCTTTTGCCGGATTGGGATTTCTTTGATAGAGATTTTTCTCAGTGGACTCAGCCTGTTAGTGTTGATGAAATTACACGTTCCGATGTTCTTAGGGCCGGATCTACAAGGTTAGTGTGCCATTAACTTATGTATTGTGTTCTTGAATCAATGAATTTTACTACCTTGTTCGAAATTAGTTGTCACATTATTAGTAATAATATGGGCAGATGTTCTATATGACTCGGGTTGGCCTGCCCTACTGACGGAAAATTGTGGTAGTCTATTTTTAATTACGCCTCCTAAACTTTTGTGGATAATTGTATAAATTGCATATGATATTGCTTAATTCTTTTACTGTCCCCCTTTGTAAAAGTGTCTAAGATTTTTCTCTGTTAGTAATGTGAATCGTATATAGAAAGCATTTGTTCTATATGCTAGACAATGATTTGACTTTTCATATGTTTGTGTACTTGtaaatttttgttttatgttgatggattttttttttgggaataaTGGGGTTTATGTTTGCTATATAAGTGTTCTTACAATTTGAAATTTCTTTAAGCTcatgtcaaaaaataaaaagtaaaaacaattTGAAATTTGAGATAGATTTGTAGTTTCTCAAGAATTTTTCCCTCTTTTCTATATCAAGATTGATGgctttttattttcatataggGTCTCCATCAACAAATATGAAATGGCATATTTTTGTAATAGTTTTTGGTGGTTTGTTGTAATTTGTTTTTCTTAAGTTTAAGAACATTTTCACTACATTTTTCAACCTTTCGTTATGATTTGATGGTAAAAACATGCAGGTTTCGGTTTTACCCGATCAGAACCGTGATCTACGCTATAGTTTACAGCTTTGGGTTGTACAAGTGGTGGGCGTACGTAAGGCAATGAAGGGGAAATCGCCATATAATTAGTTCACTTTCATTCAATTAAACTTGTTTGTGTAAACTAATTCATGATGATTCTTAGTTTCTTACATATTAAATGTTCAATTACATATTAAGTGTAAGAATCATTTCAGATTATTGTTGCATGTTTTGTAGAGGGATTATGTAGCTTGAACTATGTATGATTGTACCCCAAATTTAAGCAATTGTAGTTTTGTTACCCTCCTTTTTTTTGGATAACCAAAGCTTACATGTATCACATTATTTTCTTTCTAGCGTAAATGAATTATACGGAAAATACAAACTACAAATGAAGATTGAGGACCAATGAGGTATTGGTCTAGTGACCGGTAAAGACTAATGAAATGGCTTGTGTATGATAGATCTCGGTTTCTCCATTTCCCGTTTGTATTTTCTATTCCCCTTTGTGACTCAAACATTTGTACCAAAAACAAATAGAAATGAGGGATTCAAACCCGTGACCTATCATATACAGGCTATTAATAAATCTTAATAATTAGGCCAAAATATCATTGGTGCGATTATAACCGAATGATATTTTGGCctatttattattaataaataaatctTAATAAATAGGCTACTACTCATTTTCCGGGTCGTTGGGACAGAATGGACCGAATCCGAAACGGACCAAGGGATTCTATTCCGGTTCTCAAATTCACAGTTGTGCAAAGA contains these protein-coding regions:
- the LOC110779642 gene encoding signal peptidase complex-like protein DTM1 translates to MMAEDAALRRCLVWLAVVIVVVGFYTHSFRKMMVTYFVGLGGIGGVLLPDWDFFDRDFSQWTQPVSVDEITRSDVLRAGSTRFRFYPIRTVIYAIVYSFGLYKWWAYVRQ